The following are from one region of the Coffea eugenioides isolate CCC68of chromosome 2, Ceug_1.0, whole genome shotgun sequence genome:
- the LOC113760325 gene encoding uncharacterized protein LOC113760325 translates to MASMENTQKMKPRRTTTSRSTILAHAAALSFSAVLLVMILFFSTFSFSFREYDHQLLGPACDEIYVVAEGETLHTISDKCGDPFIIEQNPHIQDPDDVFPGLIIKITPATASSTV, encoded by the coding sequence ATGGCTTCCATGGAAAATACTCAAAAAATGAAGCCCAGAAGAACTACTACATCGAGATCAACCATACTAGCCCATGCAGCCGCGTTGTCTTTTTCTGCTGTTCTTCTTGTGATGATCTTATTCTTCAGCACCTTTTCTTTCAGCTTCAGAGAATATGATCATCAGCTTCTGGGGCCAGCCTGTGATGAAATCTACGTAGTTGCAGAGGGAGAAACGCTTCATACCATCAGTGACAAGTGTGGCGACCCTTTCATCATTGAGCAAAACCCTCATATTCAGGACCCTGATGATGTTTTCCCCGGACTCATCATTAAGATCACTCCAGCAACAGCTTCTTCTACCGTGTAA
- the LOC113757118 gene encoding zinc finger CCCH domain-containing protein 48-like isoform X4 produces MMDIETGGYGRTNRPVFDRLEGQQSQHLYVKNQVCKFWLAGQCNRNPCRFLHSHSPNPQPQPQQSDDPNANYGNKIKTTWRNPNISASKNVKVSSPMNVKVSSPGVVTSDVNCGHSGQRAQQKLCQYWVTGNCVHGDKCKDLHSWFSGSGLALLTKLERHNKAVTGVALPCGSDKLFSGSKDESVCLWDCNTGQCVGIVKPGGEIGCLISEGPWVFVGLQNAVMAWNIQTQTELLLRGPVGLVKALVVGGDMLFGGAQDGSILVWKSTSESCSPEPVAFLMGHRLAVLSLVVGANCLYSGSKDESIRVWDLKTLQCLQILNGHKNFVTSVLCWDKFLLSGSLDNRLKVWAATEFGDLEVVNEVEEDNGILALCGIHDAENKPILLCSCKDNSVCLYDLPSFAERGRIYAQEEVQTIAVGCGPLFFTGGAAGELSVWKLHGDASGSVGCS; encoded by the exons ATGATGGATATCGAGACGGGAGGCTATGGGAGGACAAACAGACCAGTTTTTGATCGACTTGAAGGACAGCAGTCGCAGCACCTCTATGTCAAGAATCAAGTCTGTAAATTCTGGCTTGCTGGACAGTGCAACAGGAACCCGTGTAGGTTTCTTCACTCACATTCACCAAACCCACAGCCACAACCTCAGCAATCAGATGACCCAAATGCTAATTATGggaacaaaattaaaacaacttGGAGGAACCCCAACATCTCTGCCTCCAAGAATGTGAAAGTTTCTTCTCCTATGAATGTGAAAGTTTCATCCCCTGGAGTGGTGACCTCTGATGTTAATTGTGGTCATTCGGGTCAGAGGGCTCAGCAAAAGCTATGCCAGTATTGGGTTACGGGAAATTGTGTTCATGGCGATAAATGCAAGGATCTGCACTCATGGTTTTCTGGCTCTGGGTTGGCCTTGTTGACGAAGTTGGAAAGGCACAATAAGGCTGTTACTGGTGTTGCCCTTCCATGCGGTTCTGACAAGCTCTTTTCTGGCAGCAAGGATGAATCTGTGTGCCTTTGGGATTGCAACACTGGCCAGTGTGTTGGTATTGTTAAACCTGGTGGGGAGATTGGATGCTTGATCAGTGAAGGTCCATGGGTGTTTGTGGGTCTGCAGAATGCTGTGATGGCATGGAACATCCAGACCCAGACAGAGCTTCTCCTTAGGGGACCAGTTGGCCTAGTTAAGGCCTTGGTTGTGGGTGGTGATATGCTCTTTGGTGGTGCACAG GATGGTTCCATATTGGTGTGGAAGTCCACGTCAGAGTCCTGTTCCCCTGAACCGGTGGCTTTTTTAATGGGCCACAGATTAGCTGTGCTCTCGCTTGTTGTGGGAGCTAATTGCCTCTACTCAGGTTCCAAGGATGAAAGCATAAGA GTGTGGGACCTGAAAACTTTGCAGTGTCTGCAAATACTAAATGGACATAAGAATTTTGTCACGTCTGTCCTTTGCTGGGACAAGTTTTTGCTCTCTGGTTCATTGGACAACAGATTGAAG GTCTGGGCAGCAACTGAATTTGGAGACTTGGAAGTAGTCAATGAAGTGGAAGAAGACAAT GGTATACTTGCGCTCTGTGGAATACACGACGCAGAGAACAAACCCATCCTGCTTTGCTCGTGTAAAGATAATTCTGTCTGCCTATACGACTTGCCATC TTTTGCTGAGAGAGGCAGAATATATGCACAGGAAGAGGTCCAGACAATTGCAGTTGGTTGTGGCCCCCTGTTCTTCACCGGCGGTGCTGCAGGGGAGCTGTCTGTTTGGAAACTGCATGGAGATGCAAGTGGAAGTGTTGGATGTTCATGA
- the LOC113757118 gene encoding zinc finger CCCH domain-containing protein 48-like isoform X3, with amino-acid sequence MMDIETGGYGRTNRPVFDRLEGQQSQHLYVKNQVCKFWLAGQCNRNPCRFLHSHSPNPQPQPQQSDDPNANYGNKIKTTWRNPNISASKNVKVSSPMNVKVSSPGVVTSDVNCGHSGQRAQQKLCQYWVTGNCVHGDKCKDLHSWFSGSGLALLTKLERHNKAVTGVALPCGSDKLFSGSKDESVCLWDCNTGQCVGIVKPGGEIGCLISEGPWVFVGLQNAVMAWNIQTQTELLLRGPVGLVKALVVGGDMLFGGAQDGSILAWKFSSESSCPELVATLKGHKLAVLSLVVGAGRLYSGSKDETIRMWDLKTLQCLQTLSGHTNFVTSLICWDCYLLSGSLDNTLKVWAATESGDVQVVYEFKEESGILALSGIEDSQSKHILLVSCKDNTVRLYDLPSFAERGRIYAQEEVQTIAVGCGPLFFTGGAAGELSVWKLHGDASGSVGCS; translated from the exons ATGATGGATATCGAGACGGGAGGCTATGGGAGGACAAACAGACCAGTTTTTGATCGACTTGAAGGACAGCAGTCGCAGCACCTCTATGTCAAGAATCAAGTCTGTAAATTCTGGCTTGCTGGACAGTGCAACAGGAACCCGTGTAGGTTTCTTCACTCACATTCACCAAACCCACAGCCACAACCTCAGCAATCAGATGACCCAAATGCTAATTATGggaacaaaattaaaacaacttGGAGGAACCCCAACATCTCTGCCTCCAAGAATGTGAAAGTTTCTTCTCCTATGAATGTGAAAGTTTCATCCCCTGGAGTGGTGACCTCTGATGTTAATTGTGGTCATTCGGGTCAGAGGGCTCAGCAAAAGCTATGCCAGTATTGGGTTACGGGAAATTGTGTTCATGGCGATAAATGCAAGGATCTGCACTCATGGTTTTCTGGCTCTGGGTTGGCCTTGTTGACGAAGTTGGAAAGGCACAATAAGGCTGTTACTGGTGTTGCCCTTCCATGCGGTTCTGACAAGCTCTTTTCTGGCAGCAAGGATGAATCTGTGTGCCTTTGGGATTGCAACACTGGCCAGTGTGTTGGTATTGTTAAACCTGGTGGGGAGATTGGATGCTTGATCAGTGAAGGTCCATGGGTGTTTGTGGGTCTGCAGAATGCTGTGATGGCATGGAACATCCAGACCCAGACAGAGCTTCTCCTTAGGGGACCAGTTGGCCTAGTTAAGGCCTTGGTTGTGGGTGGTGATATGCTCTTTGGTGGTGCACAG GATGGTTCCATATTGGCTTGGAAGTTCAGTTCAGAGTCCAGTTGCCCAGAACTTGTGGCGACTCTAAAGGGCCACAAGCTCGCTGTTCTATCCCTTGTTGTGGGAGCTGGTAGGCTCTACTCAGGGTCCAAGGATGAAACAATAAGA ATGTGGGACCTAAAAACCTTGCAGTGTCTGCAGACACTAAGTGGTCATACTAATTTTGTGACCTCTCTCATTTGTTGGGACTGCTATCTCTTATCCGGATCATTGGATAATACATTAAAGGTGTGGGCAGCAACTGAAAGTGGAGATGTGCAAGTAGTTTATGAATTTAAGGAAGAAAGTGGTATTCTTGCTCTTAGTGGAATAGAAGATTCACAGTCCAAGCACATCCTGCTTGTTTCATGCAAAGACAATACCGTTCGCCTATACGACCTGCCATC TTTTGCTGAGAGAGGCAGAATATATGCACAGGAAGAGGTCCAGACAATTGCAGTTGGTTGTGGCCCCCTGTTCTTCACCGGCGGTGCTGCAGGGGAGCTGTCTGTTTGGAAACTGCATGGAGATGCAAGTGGAAGTGTTGGATGTTCATGA
- the LOC113757118 gene encoding zinc finger CCCH domain-containing protein 48-like isoform X1 — protein sequence MEIKTESRPIEKPRKLVFNRSGSLHYGNNQVCGFWLAGKCNRNPCRFRHVDSLEPRQDQPPQRQPQPKRPPRTSSNGQRSNKFRSTWRNPDLSNPKILAGSSTEGVGAEGKMVHVTNNNVLTSRRAFSVGGSCQKSQKKLCPYWVSGNCVHGEKCKDLHSLFSGSGFSLLTKLQKHSKAVTGIALPSGSDKLFSGSKDNSVCVWDCHTGQCVVTAELGGEIGCLISEGLWVFAGLQNAVKAWNIESRTELVLSGPNGLVHAMDVGEDMLFGGVQDGSILVWKSTSESCSPEPVAFLMGHRLAVLSLVVGANCLYSGSKDESIRVWDLKTLQCLQILNGHKNFVTSVLCWDKFLLSGSLDNRLKVWAATEFGDLEVVNEVEEDNGILALCGIHDAENKPILLCSCKDNSVCLYDLPSFAERGRIYAQEEVQTIAVGCGPLFFTGGAAGELSVWKLHGDASGSVGCS from the exons ATGGAAATCAAGACAGAAAGCAGGCCTATTGAGAAGCCAAGAAAATTGGTCTTTAATCGTTCTGGAAGCCTGCACTATGGCAACAATCAAGTCTGTGGTTTTTGGCTTGCTGGGAAGTGCAATAGGAACCCCTGCAGGTTTCGCCATGTAGATTCACTGGAACCACGACAAGACCAGCCCCCACAACGACAACCACAACCAAAGCGACCCCCTCGGACATCATCCAATGGTCAAAGAAGCAATAAATTTAGATCCACTTGGAGGAATCCCGACCTCTCCAACCCTAAGATTTTAGCAGGTTCATCCACAGAAGGTGTGGGTGCTGAAGGTAAAATGGTTCACGTGACAAATAATAATGTTTTGACCTCCAGAAGAGCTTTTTCTGTTGGTGGAAGTTGTCAGAAATCCCAGAAAAAACTATGCCCATATTGGGTTAGTGGTAATTGCGTTCATGGTGAAAAATGCAAGGATTTGCATTCATTATTCTCAGGCTCTGGGTTCTCACTGTTGACAAAGTTACAGAAGCACAGTAAG GCTGTTACTGGCATAGCTCTTCCTTCTGGGTCAGACAAGCTCTTTTCCGGCAGTAAGGATAATTCTGTCTGTGTTTGGGATTGCCACACTGGTCAG TGTGTTGTGACTGCTGAACTCGGTGGTGAAATTGGATGCTTGATAAGTGAAGGCCTATGGGTATTTGCAGGTTTGCAAAATGCTGTAAAG GCATGGAACATTGAAAGTCGGACTGAGCTAGTCCTTAGTGGACCAAATGGCCTAGTTCATGCCATGGATGTGGGTGAAGATATGCTCTTTGGTGGAGTGCAG GATGGTTCCATATTGGTGTGGAAGTCCACGTCAGAGTCCTGTTCCCCTGAACCGGTGGCTTTTTTAATGGGCCACAGATTAGCTGTGCTCTCGCTTGTTGTGGGAGCTAATTGCCTCTACTCAGGTTCCAAGGATGAAAGCATAAGA GTGTGGGACCTGAAAACTTTGCAGTGTCTGCAAATACTAAATGGACATAAGAATTTTGTCACGTCTGTCCTTTGCTGGGACAAGTTTTTGCTCTCTGGTTCATTGGACAACAGATTGAAG GTCTGGGCAGCAACTGAATTTGGAGACTTGGAAGTAGTCAATGAAGTGGAAGAAGACAAT GGTATACTTGCGCTCTGTGGAATACACGACGCAGAGAACAAACCCATCCTGCTTTGCTCGTGTAAAGATAATTCTGTCTGCCTATACGACTTGCCATC TTTTGCTGAGAGAGGCAGAATATATGCACAGGAAGAGGTCCAGACAATTGCAGTTGGTTGTGGCCCCCTGTTCTTCACCGGCGGTGCTGCAGGGGAGCTGTCTGTTTGGAAACTGCATGGAGATGCAAGTGGAAGTGTTGGATGTTCATGA
- the LOC113757118 gene encoding zinc finger CCCH domain-containing protein 48-like isoform X2 produces the protein MMDIETGGYGRTNRPVFDRLEGQQSQHLYVKNQVCKFWLAGQCNRNPCRFLHSHSPNPQPQPQQSDDPNANYGNKIKTTWRNPNISASKNVKVSSPMNVKVSSPGVVTSDVNCGHSGQRAQQKLCQYWVTGNCVHGDKCKDLHSWFSGSGLALLTKLERHNKAVTGVALPCGSDKLFSGSKDESVCLWDCNTGQCVGIVKPGGEIGCLISEGPWVFVGLQNAVMAWNIQTQTELLLRGPVGLVKALVVGGDMLFGGAQDGSILAWKFSSESSCPELVATLKGHKLAVLSLVVGAGRLYSGSKDETIRMWDLKTLQCLQTLSGHTNFVTSLICWDCYLLSGSLDNTLKVWAATESGDVQVVYEFKEESGILALSGIEDSQSKHILLVSCKDNTVRLYDLPSFSERGRVFAKREVEAIAVGCGDLFFTGDATGQLSVWKLLGGSSAEEAKSS, from the exons ATGATGGATATCGAGACGGGAGGCTATGGGAGGACAAACAGACCAGTTTTTGATCGACTTGAAGGACAGCAGTCGCAGCACCTCTATGTCAAGAATCAAGTCTGTAAATTCTGGCTTGCTGGACAGTGCAACAGGAACCCGTGTAGGTTTCTTCACTCACATTCACCAAACCCACAGCCACAACCTCAGCAATCAGATGACCCAAATGCTAATTATGggaacaaaattaaaacaacttGGAGGAACCCCAACATCTCTGCCTCCAAGAATGTGAAAGTTTCTTCTCCTATGAATGTGAAAGTTTCATCCCCTGGAGTGGTGACCTCTGATGTTAATTGTGGTCATTCGGGTCAGAGGGCTCAGCAAAAGCTATGCCAGTATTGGGTTACGGGAAATTGTGTTCATGGCGATAAATGCAAGGATCTGCACTCATGGTTTTCTGGCTCTGGGTTGGCCTTGTTGACGAAGTTGGAAAGGCACAATAAGGCTGTTACTGGTGTTGCCCTTCCATGCGGTTCTGACAAGCTCTTTTCTGGCAGCAAGGATGAATCTGTGTGCCTTTGGGATTGCAACACTGGCCAGTGTGTTGGTATTGTTAAACCTGGTGGGGAGATTGGATGCTTGATCAGTGAAGGTCCATGGGTGTTTGTGGGTCTGCAGAATGCTGTGATGGCATGGAACATCCAGACCCAGACAGAGCTTCTCCTTAGGGGACCAGTTGGCCTAGTTAAGGCCTTGGTTGTGGGTGGTGATATGCTCTTTGGTGGTGCACAG GATGGTTCCATATTGGCTTGGAAGTTCAGTTCAGAGTCCAGTTGCCCAGAACTTGTGGCGACTCTAAAGGGCCACAAGCTCGCTGTTCTATCCCTTGTTGTGGGAGCTGGTAGGCTCTACTCAGGGTCCAAGGATGAAACAATAAGA ATGTGGGACCTAAAAACCTTGCAGTGTCTGCAGACACTAAGTGGTCATACTAATTTTGTGACCTCTCTCATTTGTTGGGACTGCTATCTCTTATCCGGATCATTGGATAATACATTAAAGGTGTGGGCAGCAACTGAAAGTGGAGATGTGCAAGTAGTTTATGAATTTAAGGAAGAAAGTGGTATTCTTGCTCTTAGTGGAATAGAAGATTCACAGTCCAAGCACATCCTGCTTGTTTCATGCAAAGACAATACCGTTCGCCTATACGACCTGCCATC ATTTTCTGAAAGAGGCAGAGTATTTGCTAAGAGAGAAGTTGAGGCCATTGCCGTAGGTTGTGGTGACCTGTTTTTCACTGGTGATGCTACAGGACAGTTATCTGTTTGGAAGCTGCTTGGAGGGTCATCTGCAGAGGAGGCTAAATCGTCGTGA
- the LOC113761819 gene encoding prostaglandin E synthase 2-like — protein sequence MRRVNFSGLAAVFRAAGGVAAVSPAASTSATASHQFAQVALYSSTTSNNNSYSNAKSRWFFGNYSDTALNSGFAVAGAVVFSVAASSLTQEVYAKEPLPPDVRPDDVVLYQYEACPFCNKVKAFLDYYDIPYKIVEVNPLSKKEIKWSAYKKVPILMVDGEQMVDSSAIIDKLFQKTHPNVPVKPSPEADDEEKKWREWVDNHLVHMLSPNIYRNTSEALESFEYITSHGNFSFTERVAAKYAGAAAMYFVSKKLKKKYNISDERAALYEAAETWVDALNGRDFLGGAKPNLADLAVFGVLRPIRYLRSGKDMVEHTRIGDWYSRMETAVGIPSRIQA from the exons ATGAGGAGGGTTAATTTCAGTGGACTAGCCGCCGTCTTCAGAGCCGCAGGGGGCGTTGCCGCGGTGTCCCCGGCGGCATCTACAAGCGCCACAGCCAGCCACCAATTTGCTCAAGTTGCTCTGTATAGTAGTACTACCAGCAACAACAATTCATATTCCAATGCAAAATCTCGCTGGTTTTTTGGTAATTATTCTGATACGGCTCTGAATTCCGGTTTCGCCGTTGCTGGAGCCGTTGTTTTCTCGGTGGCGGCTTCGTCGTTAACCCAAGAGGTTTATGCTAAAGAACCGTTGCCGCCCGATGTTCGCCCTGATGACGTCGTTCTTTATCAGTATGAAGCTTGCCCCTTTTGTAATAAGGTTAAAG CATTTCTCGACTACTATGATATTCCTTACAAAATCGTGGAAGTAAATCCTCTCAGCAAAAAGGAAATCAAATGGTCCGCTTACAAGAAAGTGCCTATACTTATGGTAGATGGTGAACAGATGGTTGATTCATCAG CTATTATTGATAAATTGTTCCAGAAAACTCATCCTAATGTACCTGTCAAACCAAGTCCAGAGGCTGATGATGAAGAGAAGAAGTGGCGCGA GTGGGTGGATAACCACTTGGTGCATATGTTGTCACCAAATATATATCGGAATACTTCAGAGGCCCTTGAGTCATTCGAGTACATTACCAGTCATG GTAACTTTAGTTTTACCGAGAGAGTAGCAGCAAAGTATGCTGGAGCTGCAGCAATGTATTTTGTGTccaagaaattaaagaaaaaatataatataagtGATGAACGTGCAGCCTTGTATGAAGCTGCCGAGACATGGGTTGATGCATTGAATGGCCGCGACTTTTTAG GTGGGGCAAAACCCAATTTAGCTGATCTGGCTGTGTTTGGTGTACTGAGACCCATCCGCTACCTCAGGTCTGGGAAAGACATGGTAGAGCACACGCGTATCGGTGATTGGTACTCGAGAATGGAAACCGCGGTGGGGATACCTTCTAGGATTCAGGCATAA